The Candidatus Eisenbacteria bacterium DNA segment CGGGCATGAACCCGTTCGAGATCGGGAGCCCGCCGACCGGCGCCGTGGTGACCATCGGCACCACCAAGACCCCCGCGCCCGCGGTTCCGGAGCCGTCCGCCTGGATCCTCATGGGCCTGGGCCTGGTCGGTGCGACCGCGACCGCGGCAGGGCGCAAGCTCGGCCAGTAGTCGCAGTCTCCTGAAGTCCTGAAACTCGAAGCCCCGGCCGAGCGATCGGCCGGGGCTTCGTGCTGGGTTGTGGCCGCTCTACGCCTGCCCCAGGCTCGCGATGTCGATCACGAATCGGTACCGCACGTCGCCGCGGAGGACGCGCTCGTACGCATCGTTGACCCGCTGGATCGGGATGATCTCGATGTCCGACACGATGCCGTGCTGGCCGCAGTAGTCGAGCATCTCCTGGGTCTCGGCGATGCCCCCGATCAAGGAGCCCGCCAGCCGCTTGTTCCCGCCGATGAGCGAGAACGCGTGCACCGGTGTCGGCTCGGGTGGCACGCCCAGGACCACCATCGCCCCAAGGGGGCGCAGCAACCCCAGGCAGCGGTTGTAGTCATGCGGCGCCGATATGGTGTACACCAGCAGGTCGAAGCCGCCTGCCAGGCGCTTGAACGTCTCCTCCTCCGCCGTGGAGGCGAAGGCGCGGGCCCCCAGCCGGCGGGCATCGGCCTCCTTGGCTCGCGAGCTGCTCAGCACGGTGACTTCCGCGCCCATCGAGCTGGCCAGCTTCACCGCCATGTGCCCGAGGCCCCCAAGACCGATCACGCCCACATGGTCGCCCTTCTTGCAGTTCCATTGCCGCAGCGGGGAATAGGTGGTGATGCCCGCACATAGCAGGGGTGCTGTGGCCGCCGGATCGAGGCCCGCGGGGATCTTCAGCACGAAGCGCTCCGTGACTACCACGCGGGTCGAGTAGCCGCCGTAGGTGGGGGTGCGCCGGTCCATCTCGGTGCCGTTGTAGGTGAACGCGGCGCCCTTCTGGCAGAACTGTTCTGTGTCGTGGCGGCAGGGATCGCACTCGCGGCACGAGTCCACCATGCATCCCACGCCGGCCATGTCGCCCACGGCGATCTTGCGCACGTCCTTCCCGACCCTGCGGACGCGGCCGATGATCTCGTGGCCGGGCACCATGGGAAAGAGCGCGCCGGTCCACTCGTCGCGCACCTGGTGAATGTCGGAGTGGCAGATACCGCAATACAGGATGTCGATCTCCACGTCCTGCGGGCCGGGTTCGCGACGCTCGACGTGGAATGGCGCCAGCGGCGCGCCCGCGGATGCGGCCGCGTAGGCGGAAATCTGGGTCATCGAGTCAGCTCCATGATTCGGGGAGGATCGGTGGTGGCGAGCCGGCGGCCGGAACGGGCCGTCGGCGGGAATCCCGGTTCCGCAGGGGGCCTGCGGGCACCGCCGCACCGCGGCCGTGCCCTGGATTGGATGGCTTCTTGCGCGCCCCGGTTCGGACCGCCACACTGTTTCCCGTGGCGCGCGGCCGTCGCGGCGCCCGGGCGAGTGGAGGAGAACCGATCATGACCCGCAAGGAGTCGGTGAAGGGTTTCATGGCCCAAGGCACGCTGGCCCTGCTGGGGGCGTCGCGGAGCGGCCGGGGCTTCGGCAACCTCGTGATGAAGGAACTCACCGCGAAGGGCTACCGCGTGCTGCCGGTGCACCCCGGTGCGGACGCGATTGACGGCGTGCCCTGCCGCCACTCCCTGGCGGAGCTGGCCGAGCCGGTGGGCGGC contains these protein-coding regions:
- a CDS encoding NAD(P)-dependent alcohol dehydrogenase: MTQISAYAAASAGAPLAPFHVERREPGPQDVEIDILYCGICHSDIHQVRDEWTGALFPMVPGHEIIGRVRRVGKDVRKIAVGDMAGVGCMVDSCRECDPCRHDTEQFCQKGAAFTYNGTEMDRRTPTYGGYSTRVVVTERFVLKIPAGLDPAATAPLLCAGITTYSPLRQWNCKKGDHVGVIGLGGLGHMAVKLASSMGAEVTVLSSSRAKEADARRLGARAFASTAEEETFKRLAGGFDLLVYTISAPHDYNRCLGLLRPLGAMVVLGVPPEPTPVHAFSLIGGNKRLAGSLIGGIAETQEMLDYCGQHGIVSDIEIIPIQRVNDAYERVLRGDVRYRFVIDIASLGQA